From the Anas platyrhynchos isolate ZD024472 breed Pekin duck chromosome 37, IASCAAS_PekinDuck_T2T, whole genome shotgun sequence genome, the window GTGCTGGCAAGTTTGCTCTATTTATTTGgctttaatttttgctttcattttccccAAAGTGCTGTTTTAATCGGGACATGACATTAAAAACAAGGATTTGCACCCGGCTGACTTGGGGCAGGCGGCTGCAGATGCCAAAGGGGCAGGAATGGGACTTGGGCCGTGCagtttgttatttatttcccccTGGGAGgcataattaattttataattaattaataattaattaatgtaATAAGTTAATTTTCCTCAGAGCTGCCCTTGTGGTGCCATTCCGCATTTGGGCTTTGGCTGCTCTGAGCCGCAGTCCCATCGCACGCACCTAAAGCACCATTTTTAGTGCCCCAAGCCCCTTTTGGGggcccaaagccttcattttggaaCCCAAAAGCCACATTTGAGTGTCCACCACCCCATTATAAGAGCCCAAAGCTTCCTTTCGGGGTCCGAACCCCAAACTGCTTTTGAGAGCTCAAGGCACTGGTTTTAAGATCCAAGCGTCTGTTTTACGATCCAAAACATCAAATTAGGATCCAGATCCTGCTTTTTATGGTCCAAAGACTAATTTTTTAGATCAGGGTTATTTCCAGTCTCCTATACCTCATTTCGGGGTCCAAAACTTCCTTCAGAGGGTTTCCACTATTAATTTTAGAGCCTCACGCCTCCTATTTAGGGCCCAAATCCCTCCCTTTTGGGCCCAAATCCCTCCCTTTTGGGCCCAATCCCCTCTCTTCAGGGCCTAAGCCCCGATTTTTAGGGCCCAAGCCCTTCTTTTTCGGGCCCCAGACCTTCTCTTTAGGGCCCAAACCGTTCCCTTCAGGGCAAAACGAAAAAACGATTCTTCATGGCCCAAATTTCCCCCCCAAAGACCCagatgccccccccccccaaggcgatctgggtgccccccccattACAGGAGACCCCcaggtgtcccccccccagtgaCAGCGCCGTCCCCtctgtgtgtgtccccccccctgtAGGGGACCCCAGTCCTGGTGTCCCcaaggggggggtcccggtgtccCCAAAGGACCCCAGCACCTGGGTGACCCCAATGGGGTCCCGGATTTCCAGGggtcccccccaaaaaaaaagaagccggGGTTGTGGGTTCTTCCCAAAAGGGGCCAAGGCACCCGGCTGTCCCCAGAATgaccccaaaagggacctggatgaccccaaaaaggggcTTGGATGTCCCCAAAAGGGACCTGGGTGTCCCCAAAAAGGGGCCCTGGCACCCAGCTGTCCCCAAAAGGGACCTAGATGACCCCAAAAAGGACCTGGGTGTCCCgaaaaaagggaccctggcacCCAAACAGGTCCTGAATGACCCCAAAAAGGGACCTGGGTGCCCCAAAAGGGTCCTGGATGACCCCAAAAAGCTGGGCTTCCAGGAGACCGGCACCTCCAAAACCGTCACCTGCACCGTAcgtggccggggggggggcacaggggagggggcaggatttttttgggggaagtTACGGGGTTGTGGGGTCACCCAGGAGGCCCCATAAGGGTCCCACAAGGGGTCCTggtcaagactgctttccgagAGATCCCAGCCAAACTGGGGTTTtagcccccaaaaaaaggcattaGGCCCCCAAAATTGTCGGTTTATCCCCAAAATGAAGCATTAGGGACCTGGGTgaccccaaaagggacctgGGTTCCACAAAAGGGTTCCGAatgaccccaaaaaggggcTTGGATGTCCCAAAAAGGGGACCCTGGCACCCAAAAGGGACCTGAATGACCCCAAAAAGGGACCTGGGTGCCCCAAAAGGCTCCTGAATGACCCCAAAAAGGGACCCGGGCCTCCCCACGAGGTCCCCTGCCACTGGGGTGCCCCcaaggctgcccccagcctccctccccagcaggaCCTGTGCCCCCTGGAGCCGAGCGAGCCCCCCCCcgaacaccccccccccactgccccccccccccccaacagctccccccgagccccccccatGGTGCAGGCCTACAGGGGCCACAACCACCTCAGCTGGGGCTTCGAGGGGACCGGCACCCCCAAAACCATCACCTGCACCATAagtggccgggggggggcacaagggggggggcaggatttttttgggggggttacgGGGTTGTGGGGTCACTCCAAGGAATTTCAGCTTCCATCCTTGAATCAGCTGAACACCCAAACTGAAGTATTAGGCCCGCCATATTGGGGGGTTAGGCCTGAAAATGAGGCATTATCCCCCAAAATTGGGGGTTTAATCCCCAAAATGAGGCATTAGGTCCCCAAAACTGGGGGGTTTAGTCCCCAAAATGAGGCATTAGGCCCGCCATATTGGGGGTTTTAGTCCCATAAATGAGGCATTAGGCTCCCTAAATGGGGGGATTTAATCCCCAAAATGAGGCATTAGGACCCCAAAACTGGGGGGTTTAGTCCCCAAAATGAAGCATTAGGCCCGCCATATTGGGGGTTTTAGTCCCATAAATGAGGCATTAGGCTCCCTAAATGGGGGGATTTCATCCCCAAAATGAGGCATTAGGACCGCAAAACTGGGGGGTTGAGCCTGAAAATGAGGCATTAGGCCCCCCAAATTGGGGGTTTAGGCCCAAAATGACACATTAGGCCTCCAAAACTGGGGGGTTAGGCCTGAAAAGGAGGCATTAGGTCCCCAAAATTGTCGGTTTACCCCCAAAATGAAGCATTAGGCCCCCAAAACTGGGGGGTTTAGCCCCCAAAataaagagggggggggggaggggatgaGAACCTCATGATCCGGAATAAAGAAATTTATGGCACTTAGGCAAATTTTTGGTAATGtatgagaaacaaaaaagcaagatGTCTTCAGATCTGAATAACTCaccgttttttttttaattttcttttgctttttcaaggTCCTTTTAACCACCCAGCTGGAACTGGAATTAGGCAAAGCCTACACTTTGCAGTGGAGCTAAAAGCCTGCCACCATCGCGGGTGGCAAAGCTGAGCCAGAATTCCTCACGTTCGCgaatttttcccttctcctccctcaaAATACTTTGCACTATTAAAATTTATTAGTTATAATCCCTTGGTTTGACgttttttccttgttctgagCTGTGGAATTCTGCCAAGCTGGggcgtggcaggaggaggggactGCAAAGGACCTCAGGGACTCCAAACTTACAAGGAGCCTTGGGCCCCACTTTTTGGGAGGTGCTGATGGTTTTGGGGGCTTTGAACCTGTCTGGAAAGCAACCTTCACCCCCCTCCTCACGAACGAGCCTcgtaaataaaaacaaaaactcaacaGTTTTTTTGGGATTCCATCGTGttttcctccacctccttcctGAGGCAATCGTGTCAGGAAGAACGATGGAGATCTGcgaagaaacagagaaaaaaataagtttttagattttttttggccttctTTACCCTCATGCACAGGCTTCAAGTCCTGACACCGATGCCAGGGCTGCCGTTTCCCTCGTTTTTCACCTCATATTTTCCCCAggccctggccagcagcagggttttGCTCCTAAATTCTGCTAGGCCCGcacaaaaaaagcctttcttttccCAAAAAGCCTTGAAAGCAGCACCCagctacaaaaaaaacaccctctcCTCTGTGGCCAAGAGCTTTTTGAGGCCTTCCAAACCCTAAAAAACATGGCCTGGTGTTGTCTGTGCGCcaacagaagagagaaatttgGGCATTTGAGTCTAGTGCTGGAGGAGacaaaggtttgggttggacTGAGCCAACCCGTGGCTCAAAACTGAGATCCCTTTGGAGAGACCCCGCTGTCCCCAAAAAACTCTGCTTCCCTACAAGGCTTGAGCCCCCCAAAATGATGCTGATGTGGATCACCCACCTCTTTTTGCCAACTCCGATGGCCTCCTCGCTAGGTCTGGCGATCAAAGCCCGGGTTTTAGGGTGGCCGGGGCCACAAAACGGAGAGCCCCGGCCCAGTTTTCGGCGGTTTGGGTTGGGCTGACACGGGTCTTCTGGGCACGGGTGCCACCGGGCGGGTGCTCTTGGTGCCGTTCATGGATAACACCTTCTTCTGAGGTTCCTTTAGCATTGTCCAGAAGGTCTCAGGCCTGTTCCTTAACCTTTCTGCCCCCTCTTTtcccgggggctgcagcctgtAGACGTTGTAGGGGGGCTCCTCGGGGAGGCTGGCCTCCGAGCTGGCCGGGGACAACACGCTTATCACAGGGAAGGACAGCtctgggggtcccgggggccgggggggctttTTGGCTGCCGGGTTTTCCCCCACGCAGGGGGGAAACATCCCCACTGCTCTTCCTGCTCTCTGCCTCGAGGCTCCGGGTGTCTTTGCCTGTCCCGTTTTGCCTTTGGGTGACGATTTTTCGGCCTTGCGAGGAGTCCCCGGGATGGCCGGCAGCCTGATGGAAGAACCAAGAATCCAGGATGGTTTTGGGGTCGCATCCtgcaccccccaccccctcatGCAGCGCTGGATGCTGCAGCCCTGAAATTTGGGGGGGCTCCCGACGGCCTCATCCCACCCATTTGGAGcccccagcctcacctcaaggGAGCCTTCCCTGCCTTCTGCGCCTCCCCCTTCAGGGCTGCTTCTTCTGTCGACCCCGTGGGGGCAAGGGAAGGAAGCCCGAGACCTTTGCCTAAAATTTGGGAAGGAGAGGTGTTAGAAGAACATTTCCGTGATGCCGCCGTCCCCGGGGACACGCCGGGTGCTGAGGCTGCTCCCCGAGACCCTCCTTGGCACCAGCCCTCGCCCGGCTCCTTTCTAAgcctcaatatttttttttggggggccgAGTTCTGGGAGAAAGGAGCTGGCTACGGCCAATTTTAGGGGGTGTCTTGATCCCCGTCCTCCTGCAGCGCCCAGGGCCGGGCACATCAGGCACCTCGCACCCGGGGGCTCCGTTTTGGAGGCGCGGTGACAAGATGTGGTGCAAGGCAGAGCTTTTGGGTGCTCCACGATGGGTTTTCTCACCAGGACTCAGTTTCCCGTCCCTTCGAAGGGAAccagcagctgcttttcttcccccagcttggccgagaagaggaaaagccccttctttcttctccttggaGTGCTCCTGGGGCGTTTTTTTGGGCATGCTCTCCATCTCAAACCTGGCAAAAGAAGACCTCAGCGTGACCCCAGGGCGCGCCACAATCACCCCATTTCCACGTTGCCATCAAAGCCCCATCCCCAAATTCCTTCCTGGACTTTGCAATGGGCTCGTCCAGCAAAgaagcacccatgggtgcaagGAGAACCCGAGCAGCGGCCACAGCCACAAAAATACTCACTCGGGGAAGACGATGACACGGCCAGAGAAGGTCAGGGAGGCCAAGGGTGACACCCgggacaccaccacctccatcAGCTGGGGGACCTGCAGGGGAGGAGCAAGGAGATGGCAAATGTCCTCTGCCTGGCCTCCACTCGGCCCTGGAGGAGCCCAGGGCAGCGGGAGCCGGCAGGACGGCAGCTCTTGGCCACCCCAAGAGCTCCAACCCGAGAGGTCTCGGTGGGCCAAGGGCAAGCATCGCTGCTGCCCCCGTGTGAGGCTGCCCAGGccgtggggaaaacaaaaccctcacCTTGAAAAGAGCCTTCTGAAGGTTCTCCTTCCCGGACAGCTTCTCCAGGAATTTGTAATAGAATTTCATCTGCACTCTTGTGCCTTCAATAACGAGCACCCCCACGTCCTTCAGGACCAGGGCGAtgttctcccccttccccacgcAGCGAGAGATGAGGGACGTGGTGCTCTGGATGCAGCTCTCCACTCTCTGCGAGGACATGAGGACGTTGGCGGCCACCTCGGGGTACTGGAGGGGCTCCAGCTCCTTGTGGCCTGGAAAACGACACGAGAGGGATGGGGGTGGTCACCAGCAGCCCTTCCCCGTGTTCCCCAGTGCTGCTCATGGCAGTCGTCACCCAGAAAGGCTTCGGTTTGGGACCTGCTCCGTGCAGGCGACGCTTTGCTTCT encodes:
- the LOC140001080 gene encoding uncharacterized protein; translated protein: MVYYSHGDGGPVGSYDVSDDLISRVTMGQGGQWQGIKGGGGAGALHLWRNLPRASARMQKRVTFADEVLPTVRRTPVRFWDGMKVPCLTPSITSKEKISVWDAVSAYIHEHLLLHQGVRIPTLGCFDVVSKRVEDGNKSLTVQWPTFRLARNLVVAHNLTADKEYLPGHKELEPLQYPEVAANVLMSSQRVESCIQSTTSLISRCVGKGENIALVLKDVGVLVIEGTRVQMKFYYKFLEKLSGKENLQKALFKVPQLMEVVVSRVSPLASLTFSGRVIVFPEFEMESMPKKTPQEHSKEKKEGAFPLLGQAGGRKAAAGSLRRDGKLSPGKGLGLPSLAPTGSTEEAALKGEAQKAGKAPLRLPAIPGTPRKAEKSSPKGKTGQAKTPGASRQRAGRAVGMFPPCVGENPAAKKPPRPPGPPELSFPVISVLSPASSEASLPEEPPYNVYRLQPPGKEGAERLRNRPETFWTMLKEPQKKVLSMNGTKSTRPVAPVPRRPVSAQPKPPKTGPGLSVLWPRPP